Genomic window (Mesorhizobium sp. M4B.F.Ca.ET.058.02.1.1):
GCAGATCCTGGACTACGAGACGGCGATCCTTACCGCCAAACAGTCGATCAGCAAGGCGACGCAGGACGCTACCGACGCCGAAAACACGCTGAGATCGAGCCTCGCCTCCGACCGCCAGCAAGTCGAAACCGACCTGAAAGAAGCAGAACTCAGGGTGGGCATGCAAAAGGGCCTGATGACCGTGGCCTCGGACCCCGCCACGCAGGCAGCCATGACCAACAGCGATCAACCCGCCCTGCTTTACGCGCTGGTTCGGGTGGTCAACGGCAAGACGACCGAGGTCGCGGCGACCGAGGATACGCCGGTGCAGCCTGGGGACGTGATCAAAGTGAAGCTGGCGCCGATGGCCAGCCAGTAGGCGATCGGCATGTATGGCGCGGGCGGACGCCGGCAAGAATTGAGAAGGCAGCCCCGCGGGGCGCAGGAGAGCCGCTGCAGAAGTCGCGCAGCGATCCGCTGATGAAGGCCACGAATGCAGCCGGCAACCCGTCACATCTACCTCAATCTCGACGCGTTGCGCGGCGTGGCGGCGATCAGCGTCATGCTCTACCACTTCTCGCCGTTCATCGCTGACGGCAAGGTGCTGCCGTCGAGCTATCTGGCTGTCGACCTGTTCTTCCTGCTCAGCGGTTTCGTCATCGCGCACGCCTATGACCGCAAGATCGAGAGCGGGATGGGGTTCGGCACCTTCCGGCTGATACGGCTCTATCCGCTCTATCTGGCCGGCACGCTGCTCGGCGCCTTCTACCTGCTGATCAAGAACAGGCTAATGCCCGGCGAATACATGCCGTTGTCCGATGTCGCCCTGATGCTGACGACGGGCATGCTTTTCATCCCGCTGGTTGGCGACGCCTACCACACGATCTTCCCGCTCAACCCCGCATCCTGGTCGCTGTTCTTTGAATTGCTGGTGAACATCGCCTATGTGCTGCTGTTCCTCGTCCTGTCGAAGCGGGTGCTCTTGGGCCTGATCACCGGCAGCCTTGCCTTGCTTGTTCTTGCCGCGGTGCTCTCCGGCACGCTCGATTTCGGCATGACCGGGGCGACCATCGCCAGCGGCCTGCCGCGCGTTACCTTCTCGTTCTTTCTCGGCGTGTTGCTCTGCCGATCCATGGCGCACTATCAGGGGAGCCTCGGCTTCCTGCAGCGCGGCTACTGGGTCGAGATCGCGCTCGCGCTGACGCTGGTGATCTTCGCCATCGCGCCGGCAGGCGGCAGCGCACGCGCCGCCTATGATCTGATCTGCGTGGTGCTTTTGTTTCCGGTCATGGTGACGGTCGGGGCGGTGGCGGCCACCTCACCGCGCCTGTCGAAGCTCTACAGCTGGCTCGGGCGGATCTCCTACCCGATCTACATCATTCACACGCCGATGCTGATGATCATCGCTGGAGCGGGCAAGGCCGTCTCGATCGATCCGTTCGCTAATCATCCCTGGTTCGGCATCGCCATGGCGATCGTGGTGATCGTCATCTCCGACATTGCGACGCGCATCTATGATGAGCCGGTGCGGCGCTTCCTGCAGCGGCAGATGCAGCGCTCGCGCGCCATCGCCTGAACCGCCCTTCTCTCGCCGCCGAACCGGCGTCAGCCGCTTGCGGGCTTCGCTTCGTGGATCGCGACGCACGCGCGCTGCGGGCGAACCGCCGAGGGCGCCGGGCGCAGCTTGAACAGGCCGTAATAGACGATGAAGGAGGCGGTGAAATACGGGCCGAGAATCTCGACCTCGAAAAAGGAGCGGAGCAGCATGAGACCCACCGCGCCCGCCAGCACGACCGAATCGGCGCGCCAGTCGCGGAAGACCACCGACGAGACATGTCCCCAGAACGACCGCAGGATGACCATCGCGATCAGCGTCACACCGACAAAGCCGAGTTCGACCAGGGTCTCGATATAGGTGTTGTGGAAGTGGAAGCCGGTGCGGGTGGTGATGTAGAACTCGGCCCATAGCCGCTCGGCCTCGGCGAAGCCCTGCACCCAGTAGGCGGCGTAGCCATAGCCGAGGATCGGGAACTGCTGCGCGGCCTCCCATCCCTGCTCCCACAGATAGGTGCGTCCGGTGAGCGTCGAGTCCTTGCCGAAGATGCCGAGCACGAAATCGAGCAGGCCAAGATTGAGCGCGGCCATGACCGCGCCGACCAGCGCGCAGGCGCCGACCGTGAACAGCACCCGCCGATAGCGGCGCGACAGCACCTTGCTCACGGCGAGCAGAAGGACGACGCCGACGGCCGCCGGCAGCGACGCCACCGAGGTGGCGGAATGGGCGATCGCCAGCATATACAGCGACAGCAGGCCGATCGGCGCCGTCCAGACCAGGCTTTGCCAGCCGCGCCGGTAGAAGATGGCAAAGACAAAGCAGAAATAGAGGCCGAGCGAGGCGAAGAAGCCGACCTGGTTCTTGGAGCCGAAGGCACCGACGAAATTGGTGGTCCCGTCAATCGTGTCGAGCGCGTAGCCGCCGACACGCAGCGAATAGAGCAGCACGACGAAGATGCCGATCAGCGAGCCGACGACCAGCGTGCGGACACTGACCGTGCGCGCGGCGACATAGGCGCACAATATGTGCGAGAAATACTGCAGTGCCGCGCGCGCCGTTGTGCCGGGCGCATGCGACCAGAACACCGAGAAGCAGATGTAGGCGGCGAACAGCAGCGGCAGCCAGGCATCGGAGAGATGCCGCAGGAACCGCCGGTAGTCGACCAGGATCAGCGGCAGCCAGACTGCATAATAGGCGAGGATGAGCACCTTGCCGAAATTGGTGGAATAGGCAAAGGCGAAGACCGAGATGGCAACGGCGAAGGTGCCATAGACGGCATTCCTTTCCGGATCGATCAACAAGGACTTTGGAATCTTCATATCCCTACCGGATATCTCTTTCGCTGAGCCCTCGGGAGCGGGCTGTCAAAGGCCGGTGCGAAGCCCCGGGCATTCCCCGATCCGGGCTTCCATTGTGCAGTGCAATATAACTTACCGTCCTATCGCGCGGCACTCAACGACAAA
Coding sequences:
- a CDS encoding acyltransferase, which produces MQPATRHIYLNLDALRGVAAISVMLYHFSPFIADGKVLPSSYLAVDLFFLLSGFVIAHAYDRKIESGMGFGTFRLIRLYPLYLAGTLLGAFYLLIKNRLMPGEYMPLSDVALMLTTGMLFIPLVGDAYHTIFPLNPASWSLFFELLVNIAYVLLFLVLSKRVLLGLITGSLALLVLAAVLSGTLDFGMTGATIASGLPRVTFSFFLGVLLCRSMAHYQGSLGFLQRGYWVEIALALTLVIFAIAPAGGSARAAYDLICVVLLFPVMVTVGAVAATSPRLSKLYSWLGRISYPIYIIHTPMLMIIAGAGKAVSIDPFANHPWFGIAMAIVVIVISDIATRIYDEPVRRFLQRQMQRSRAIA
- a CDS encoding O-antigen ligase — translated: MKIPKSLLIDPERNAVYGTFAVAISVFAFAYSTNFGKVLILAYYAVWLPLILVDYRRFLRHLSDAWLPLLFAAYICFSVFWSHAPGTTARAALQYFSHILCAYVAARTVSVRTLVVGSLIGIFVVLLYSLRVGGYALDTIDGTTNFVGAFGSKNQVGFFASLGLYFCFVFAIFYRRGWQSLVWTAPIGLLSLYMLAIAHSATSVASLPAAVGVVLLLAVSKVLSRRYRRVLFTVGACALVGAVMAALNLGLLDFVLGIFGKDSTLTGRTYLWEQGWEAAQQFPILGYGYAAYWVQGFAEAERLWAEFYITTRTGFHFHNTYIETLVELGFVGVTLIAMVILRSFWGHVSSVVFRDWRADSVVLAGAVGLMLLRSFFEVEILGPYFTASFIVYYGLFKLRPAPSAVRPQRACVAIHEAKPASG